In Nitrobacteraceae bacterium AZCC 1564, the following proteins share a genomic window:
- a CDS encoding uncharacterized membrane protein YtjA (UPF0391 family) (product_source=COG5487; cog=COG5487; pfam=PF07043; smart=SM00724; superfamily=144083; transmembrane_helix_parts=Inside_1_6,TMhelix_7_29,Outside_30_32,TMhelix_33_55,Inside_56_57), producing MSILKWALVFFVISVIAGILGFTGVSAASADIARVLFYIFAVIFLILLILGVTIFRA from the coding sequence ATGTCAATTTTGAAATGGGCTCTCGTCTTTTTCGTCATTTCGGTCATTGCCGGCATATTGGGATTTACAGGAGTCTCCGCAGCATCCGCCGATATCGCGCGCGTTCTGTTCTACATCTTCGCCGTGATCTTCCTGATCCTGCTCATCCTCGGGGTCACGATATTCAGAGCGTAG
- a CDS encoding ATP-dependent Clp protease adaptor protein ClpS (product_source=KO:K06891; cog=COG2127; ko=KO:K06891; pfam=PF02617; superfamily=54736), whose translation MSPTTVKPKTSAKPKLQRPPMYKVILLNDDYTPREFVVIVLKAVFRMGEEVASRVMLTAHQKGACVIAVYTRDVAETKAKEGTEMGKAKGYPLFFTTEPEE comes from the coding sequence ATGAGCCCGACAACCGTAAAGCCAAAGACCTCCGCCAAGCCAAAGTTGCAGCGTCCGCCGATGTATAAAGTCATCCTGCTGAACGATGATTATACACCCCGCGAGTTCGTCGTCATCGTGTTGAAGGCTGTGTTTCGCATGGGGGAGGAAGTGGCGAGCCGTGTGATGCTGACAGCCCATCAGAAAGGTGCGTGCGTCATTGCGGTCTATACGCGCGATGTGGCCGAGACGAAGGCCAAGGAAGGCACCGAAATGGGAAAGGCGAAGGGCTATCCGCTGTTTTTCACCACGGAGCCGGAGGAATAG
- a CDS encoding hypothetical protein (product_source=Hypo-rule applied; pfam=PF13619): MPRVASSAIARIEYNAFARELLVVFTTGRTYTYFGVSPEVYEQFGRASSKGAFFNLMIRDKYEFEEHRR; encoded by the coding sequence ATGCCACGTGTTGCTTCGAGCGCCATTGCGCGCATCGAATATAATGCGTTCGCAAGGGAACTGCTCGTCGTCTTCACGACTGGACGTACCTATACCTATTTTGGCGTCTCGCCGGAAGTGTACGAGCAATTTGGTCGGGCATCCTCCAAGGGAGCCTTCTTCAATTTGATGATCCGCGACAAGTATGAATTCGAGGAACATCGTCGCTGA
- a CDS encoding uncharacterized protein YjlB (product_source=COG4297; cog=COG4297; pfam=PF00190; superfamily=51182) → MDDFPMSVHHTAVTPVSFVFTDDGTVPNNSLPFLIYKNAFEFEDRQPEEMIESVFRANNWSHQMWRNGVFDYLHYHATVHEVLGIARGRALVRFGGDRGEEFEIHKGDVAVLPAGTGHQCLSASSDFLVIGSYPPGADMQITRPTSENHRKALKTIPKVALPQSDPIYGTDGPLTKLWGKAP, encoded by the coding sequence ATGGACGATTTTCCAATGAGCGTTCACCACACCGCCGTCACCCCAGTGTCATTTGTATTCACCGACGACGGCACTGTGCCGAACAATTCCCTTCCCTTCCTGATCTACAAAAATGCCTTCGAATTCGAAGACCGCCAACCGGAAGAGATGATTGAAAGCGTGTTCCGGGCGAACAACTGGAGCCACCAGATGTGGCGCAATGGTGTCTTCGATTATTTGCACTATCACGCGACCGTTCACGAGGTTCTTGGCATTGCCCGTGGCCGCGCGCTGGTCCGCTTCGGTGGAGATCGTGGCGAAGAATTCGAAATACACAAAGGCGATGTGGCTGTATTACCCGCTGGTACTGGACATCAGTGCCTGTCAGCCAGCAGCGATTTTCTCGTCATCGGTTCCTATCCGCCTGGAGCGGACATGCAGATTACACGGCCGACGTCGGAGAACCACCGCAAGGCGCTCAAGACAATTCCAAAAGTCGCGCTCCCGCAATCCGATCCCATTTACGGCACGGATGGACCGTTGACCAAGCTGTGGGGTAAGGCTCCGTAG
- a CDS encoding hypothetical protein (product_source=Hypo-rule applied; cleavage_site_network=SignalP-noTM; smart=SM01333; transmembrane_helix_parts=Inside_1_6,TMhelix_7_29,Outside_30_113) codes for MRHKLQIAILAAASLIGSTLVAAAQGTVSPATPPSPTAPVGSPNVSPATPPTMAPTTPSTPGTTGMNPGGVNQPGVPNTSTPGSIGTGAAPSGLPGDSPTNPGYPAGTGTTTR; via the coding sequence ATGCGACATAAATTACAGATCGCAATTCTCGCCGCCGCATCGCTGATTGGATCAACACTTGTGGCTGCAGCCCAGGGAACCGTTAGTCCGGCGACGCCACCATCGCCTACTGCCCCTGTCGGCTCGCCCAACGTATCACCCGCGACGCCGCCGACTATGGCGCCAACGACACCAAGCACACCGGGAACAACAGGGATGAATCCCGGTGGCGTGAATCAGCCCGGTGTGCCGAACACATCAACGCCGGGATCGATCGGTACCGGAGCGGCCCCAAGCGGCCTGCCCGGCGATAGCCCAACGAACCCCGGCTATCCGGCCGGTACCGGTACAACAACGAGATAA
- a CDS encoding membrane fusion protein (multidrug efflux system) (product_source=KO:K03585; cath_funfam=2.40.50.100; cog=COG0845; ko=KO:K03585; pfam=PF16576; superfamily=111369; tigrfam=TIGR01730; transmembrane_helix_parts=Inside_1_12,TMhelix_13_32,Outside_33_398), whose protein sequence is MLEETPSISPGKLRVFGIVAGVGLAAVVVAGISTRSNGEAKLREWTEAQAVPSVAVTLPGAKPLNAKIDLPGRLEAYSRAPIFARVSGYLKSWYVDIGAPVKAGQTLAEIDAPDLDQQLLQARADLANSQAAAKLSAATLARRKTLLASNFVSQQEIDERSADLASKEAQVRAMQANVERLEALTSYKTVTAPFDGIVTERNTDVGALINGGTGSGAAMFVVSDAKKLRLYVNVPQSYLPSIKIGAKASISVPEYAGRSFPATVEASAQSVDIASGTTRMQLVLDNSTGELRPGAYADVQLNLTRDTQPLSIPASALIFNNRGLRVATVTPSDKVLFKTVTIARDLGREIEIATGLSADDRVIITPLDGIADGDQVRIAGGGKDGTPRTSANTTVKTE, encoded by the coding sequence ATGCTTGAAGAGACCCCTTCGATATCTCCCGGCAAACTGCGAGTGTTCGGCATCGTTGCCGGCGTTGGTTTGGCCGCTGTGGTCGTTGCCGGAATATCGACCAGATCCAATGGCGAAGCCAAATTGCGCGAGTGGACCGAGGCGCAGGCCGTACCCTCCGTCGCCGTCACTCTACCTGGCGCGAAGCCGCTGAATGCCAAGATCGACCTGCCCGGACGATTGGAGGCGTATTCGCGCGCTCCGATCTTTGCCCGTGTCAGCGGTTACCTCAAAAGCTGGTATGTTGACATCGGGGCGCCGGTGAAGGCCGGCCAGACACTTGCTGAAATCGATGCACCTGATCTCGACCAGCAGTTGCTGCAGGCTCGCGCCGATCTTGCGAATTCGCAAGCAGCGGCGAAGCTTTCAGCCGCGACGCTTGCTCGCCGCAAGACTCTGCTGGCGTCAAACTTCGTGTCACAGCAGGAAATCGACGAGCGTTCGGCCGATCTCGCCAGCAAGGAAGCGCAGGTTCGCGCGATGCAGGCCAATGTCGAACGGCTTGAAGCCCTGACGAGCTACAAGACCGTTACTGCACCATTTGACGGCATTGTCACCGAACGCAACACCGATGTCGGCGCCTTGATCAACGGCGGCACCGGCTCCGGCGCGGCGATGTTTGTGGTTTCGGATGCGAAGAAGCTGCGCCTTTATGTGAACGTGCCGCAGAGCTATCTGCCCTCGATCAAGATCGGCGCGAAGGCCTCCATCTCCGTGCCTGAATATGCCGGCCGCTCGTTCCCGGCGACGGTGGAAGCATCTGCACAGTCGGTTGATATCGCATCGGGCACGACACGTATGCAGCTTGTGCTGGACAACAGCACAGGGGAGTTGCGTCCGGGCGCGTACGCGGATGTCCAGCTCAATCTGACGCGTGATACCCAGCCGCTCAGCATCCCTGCAAGCGCCCTGATCTTTAACAATCGCGGCTTACGTGTTGCGACGGTGACGCCTTCAGACAAAGTGCTGTTCAAGACTGTAACGATCGCTCGTGACCTTGGCCGCGAGATCGAGATCGCAACGGGGCTTTCGGCTGATGACCGAGTCATCATCACGCCGCTCGATGGCATCGCAGATGGCGATCAGGTTCGTATCGCAGGCGGAGGCAAGGATGGCACGCCGCGAACCAGCGCGAACACCACCGTCAAGACGGAGTGA
- a CDS encoding multidrug efflux pump subunit AcrB (product_source=COG0841; cath_funfam=1.20.1640.10,3.30.2090.10,3.30.70.1430; cog=COG0841; pfam=PF00873; superfamily=82693,82714,82866; transmembrane_helix_parts=Inside_1_6,TMhelix_7_29,Outside_30_331,TMhelix_332_354,Inside_355_360,TMhelix_361_380,Outside_381_383,TMhelix_384_401,Inside_402_431,TMhelix_432_454,Outside_455_458,TMhelix_459_478,Inside_479_542,TMhelix_543_562,Outside_563_886,TMhelix_887_909,Inside_910_915,TMhelix_916_938,Outside_939_942,TMhelix_943_965,Inside_966_984,TMhelix_985_1007,Outside_1008_1021,TMhelix_1022_1044,Inside_1045_1062), translated as MNSIVRIALSRPYTFVVMALLLLIVGPLAALRTPTDIFPDIRIPVIGVVWQYTGLPPDQMAGRVVTPFQRALTTTVNDIEHIVANSYNGVGIIKIFFQPNVDIRTANAQVTAISQTLLKQMPAGATPPLILNYSASTVPIIQLALSGEGLTEQNLADLGINQLRTPLVTVPGAAIPYPFGGKQRQIQIDLNPNALQALGLSGQDVANALAAQNLITPVGTQKIGNFEYNIQLNNSPLKIEELGDLPIKTVNGAMVYVRDVAQVRDGNPPQTNIVHVDGNRSVLMMVLKAGSVSTLDIIAGIKQKIIDVKDAMPDALKVNFIGDQSIFVRGAIAGVAFEGVMAAVLTSIMILLFLGSWRSTLIIAISIPLAVLGSIIMLSMIGETLNIMTLGGLALAVGILVDDATVTIENINWHLEHGKQVEPAILDGAAQIVTPAFVSLLCICIVFVPMFFLTGVSRFLFVPMAEAVMFAMIWSFILSRTLVPTMAKYLLHPHPHDENGNPLPPPPSRNPLVLFQRGFEKRFEKVRAGYHGLLALALGHRKVFLTGFLCFVAGSFLLVPFLGRNFFPAVDTGQILLHVRTQVGTRVEETANRLADIQKAIRQIIPPEEVETIADNIGMPISGINMTYNNTGVIGTQDGDIQIKLREDHKPTEGYVRELREKLPRLFPGVSFAFLPADIVSQILNFGAPAPIDLQIRGANADANFKYASDLLRRIRHIPGVADARIQQSPNNPGFNVDVDRTRAQYVGLTTRDVTNSMVVNLAGSSQVAPTYYLNPDNGVSYSIVMQTPQYRIDSLSKLQALPISAPGSASAPILGGIADISRTTSSAVVSQYDIQNMVQIYATPQGRDLGAVAADIRKLIADTAKDVPKGSNVVLLGQVQTMNSAFSGLLFGLLGAIVLIYLLIVVNFQSWSDPFVIVSALPAALAGIVWMLFATHTTLSVPALTGAIMCMGVATANSVLVIAFARERYDHLGDPVAAALEAGFVRFRPVLMTALAMIIGMAPMALGLGEGGEQNAPLGRAVVGGLIFATFATLMFVPVVFSLVHKKQPATSAPAPETVHA; from the coding sequence ATGAATTCGATTGTCCGAATTGCCTTGAGCCGACCGTATACGTTCGTGGTCATGGCACTTCTTCTGCTGATCGTGGGGCCATTGGCTGCTCTGCGAACTCCGACTGACATCTTCCCTGATATCCGAATTCCAGTCATCGGCGTGGTGTGGCAATACACCGGCCTGCCGCCAGATCAGATGGCGGGACGCGTTGTCACGCCGTTCCAGCGTGCTCTGACCACCACGGTCAACGACATCGAACATATCGTTGCTAATTCCTATAACGGCGTCGGCATCATCAAGATCTTCTTCCAGCCGAACGTCGATATCCGCACGGCCAACGCTCAGGTCACCGCGATTTCGCAGACGCTGCTCAAGCAAATGCCGGCAGGCGCTACGCCGCCGCTGATCCTGAACTACAGTGCCTCCACTGTTCCGATCATCCAATTGGCGCTGTCGGGCGAGGGGCTGACCGAACAGAATTTGGCCGACCTCGGCATCAATCAGTTGCGCACGCCGCTCGTCACTGTTCCTGGAGCGGCAATTCCATATCCGTTTGGCGGCAAGCAGCGCCAGATCCAGATTGACCTCAATCCCAACGCGCTTCAGGCGCTGGGTCTGTCGGGGCAGGACGTCGCCAATGCACTCGCCGCCCAAAACCTGATCACGCCGGTCGGTACGCAGAAGATCGGAAACTTCGAATACAACATCCAGCTCAACAACTCGCCGCTGAAGATCGAAGAGCTTGGCGATTTGCCGATCAAGACCGTGAACGGCGCGATGGTCTATGTCCGCGACGTGGCACAAGTCCGTGACGGCAACCCGCCACAGACGAACATCGTGCACGTAGACGGCAACCGCTCCGTGCTGATGATGGTGCTAAAGGCAGGCTCGGTGTCGACGCTCGATATCATCGCGGGCATCAAACAGAAGATCATCGACGTCAAGGACGCCATGCCTGACGCGTTGAAGGTCAATTTCATCGGCGACCAGTCCATCTTCGTGCGCGGCGCGATCGCAGGCGTTGCTTTTGAAGGCGTGATGGCCGCGGTCCTCACCAGTATCATGATCCTGCTCTTCCTCGGCAGTTGGCGTTCGACCCTGATCATCGCGATCTCGATCCCCCTCGCGGTGTTGGGCTCGATCATCATGCTCTCGATGATCGGTGAAACGCTCAACATCATGACGCTCGGCGGTCTCGCGCTGGCGGTCGGCATCCTGGTGGACGACGCGACGGTGACCATCGAGAACATCAACTGGCATCTTGAGCACGGCAAGCAAGTCGAGCCGGCGATTCTCGACGGCGCGGCGCAAATCGTGACCCCGGCGTTCGTGTCGTTGCTCTGTATCTGTATCGTGTTCGTGCCGATGTTCTTCCTGACCGGTGTGTCGCGCTTCCTGTTCGTGCCGATGGCGGAAGCGGTGATGTTCGCCATGATCTGGTCGTTCATCCTGTCGCGCACCCTGGTGCCGACCATGGCGAAGTACCTGCTGCATCCTCATCCGCACGACGAGAACGGCAATCCGTTGCCGCCGCCGCCGTCGCGTAACCCGCTGGTGCTGTTCCAGCGCGGGTTTGAAAAGCGCTTTGAGAAGGTGCGGGCCGGCTATCACGGCCTGCTGGCGCTGGCCCTTGGCCACAGAAAGGTGTTTTTGACCGGTTTCTTGTGCTTCGTTGCCGGGTCGTTTCTTCTAGTGCCGTTCCTCGGGCGCAACTTCTTCCCGGCGGTTGATACCGGCCAGATCCTGCTGCACGTCCGCACCCAGGTCGGCACCCGCGTCGAAGAGACTGCTAACCGGCTGGCCGATATTCAGAAAGCCATCCGGCAGATCATTCCGCCGGAAGAGGTTGAGACGATTGCCGACAACATCGGCATGCCTATCAGCGGTATCAACATGACCTATAACAACACGGGCGTGATTGGTACGCAGGATGGTGATATCCAGATCAAGCTCAGGGAAGATCACAAGCCAACAGAGGGATATGTCCGCGAATTGCGCGAGAAGCTGCCGCGCCTATTCCCCGGGGTCTCGTTCGCGTTCCTGCCGGCGGACATCGTCAGCCAGATTCTGAACTTCGGCGCTCCGGCGCCGATCGATCTTCAGATCCGGGGTGCAAATGCGGATGCAAACTTCAAGTACGCCAGTGATCTGCTTCGACGCATCCGGCACATTCCGGGGGTTGCCGATGCCCGCATTCAGCAGTCTCCGAACAATCCAGGCTTCAACGTCGATGTGGACCGGACCCGCGCGCAGTATGTCGGCCTGACAACGCGCGATGTGACCAACAGTATGGTCGTCAATCTCGCGGGCAGTTCGCAGGTTGCACCCACATACTACCTGAACCCTGATAACGGTGTGTCCTATTCCATCGTGATGCAGACGCCGCAGTATCGGATTGACTCTCTGAGCAAGCTGCAGGCCTTGCCGATTTCGGCTCCTGGCTCGGCCTCGGCACCGATCCTTGGCGGTATCGCAGATATTTCGCGCACGACGTCGAGTGCTGTGGTGTCACAATATGACATTCAGAACATGGTGCAGATTTATGCGACACCGCAGGGCCGCGACCTCGGTGCAGTGGCTGCGGATATCAGGAAGCTGATTGCGGATACAGCGAAGGACGTACCAAAAGGCAGCAACGTGGTACTGCTGGGCCAGGTGCAAACGATGAACAGCGCCTTTTCGGGTCTGTTGTTCGGCCTCCTGGGCGCGATCGTGTTGATCTATCTGCTGATCGTCGTGAACTTCCAGTCGTGGTCCGATCCGTTTGTGATCGTCTCGGCGCTTCCGGCCGCCTTGGCGGGCATCGTTTGGATGTTGTTCGCAACCCACACCACGCTGTCAGTGCCGGCTCTGACGGGCGCCATCATGTGTATGGGCGTCGCAACCGCAAACAGCGTGCTGGTTATTGCTTTTGCTCGGGAACGCTACGACCACCTCGGTGATCCGGTCGCCGCCGCGCTAGAAGCCGGGTTCGTCCGCTTCCGCCCGGTGCTGATGACCGCGCTGGCCATGATCATCGGTATGGCGCCGATGGCACTTGGTCTGGGCGAGGGCGGCGAGCAGAACGCGCCGCTTGGCCGGGCGGTGGTCGGCGGCTTGATTTTTGCAACGTTCGCCACGCTTATGTTCGTGCCAGTGGTGTTCAGTTTGGTCCACAAGAAGCAGCCCGCGACTTCCGCGCCGGCGCCGGAGACAGTTCATGCTTGA
- a CDS encoding 1,4-dihydroxy-2-naphthoyl-CoA hydrolase (product_source=KO:K19222; cath_funfam=3.10.129.10; cog=COG2050; ko=KO:K19222; pfam=PF03061; superfamily=54637; tigrfam=TIGR00369), translated as MTPLEKINSLPMPFAHLMGVTFTHAEPEKVVATMVVREDLCTVGHAIHGGAVMAFADSVGAAATVINLPPDAKGTTTLESKTNFVGAAKAGSTITATATPIHLGRRTHVWQTRLETDEGRLVAVVTQTQMIL; from the coding sequence ATGACACCGCTTGAGAAAATCAATTCGCTACCGATGCCGTTTGCGCACCTGATGGGCGTGACTTTCACGCACGCGGAGCCTGAGAAGGTGGTGGCAACGATGGTGGTCCGGGAGGATCTGTGTACCGTGGGTCACGCCATTCATGGCGGGGCGGTGATGGCATTCGCGGATTCCGTTGGCGCGGCCGCGACGGTGATCAACCTCCCGCCTGACGCCAAAGGAACTACGACCCTCGAAAGCAAGACGAATTTCGTCGGGGCGGCCAAGGCCGGCAGCACGATCACGGCGACCGCCACGCCCATCCATCTGGGTCGGCGTACCCATGTCTGGCAAACCCGGTTGGAGACGGATGAAGGCCGACTTGTGGCCGTCGTCACACAGACGCAGATGATCCTTTGA
- a CDS encoding acetylornithine deacetylase (product_source=KO:K01438; cath_funfam=3.40.630.10; cog=COG0624; ko=KO:K01438; pfam=PF01546,PF07687; superfamily=53187; tigrfam=TIGR01910) — MDAMNTVEMQRRIFDAVDDAFDRQMETTKQFSAIPSTRGAEGPCQDMMHDLLRARGYEVDDWHINTDDLKDLRGYGPIEHDFSHARTVVGTYRPTRDAGRSLILQGHCDVVPAGPLDMWDTPPFTPTIKDGWLYGRGAADMKSGTIAALYALDALRAAGLKPTARIHFQSVIEEESTGVGALSTIQRGYRADCCFIPEPTDAKLVRSQVGVIWFRLKVRGKPVHVFEAGAGANAIKAATYLIQALEELEEEWNRRAANDRHFKAVKHPINLNPGIIKGGDWASSVPAWCDVDCRIAVLPGWSIAEHQAEIVACVEVAAKKHPFLAQNPPAVEWSGFLSEGYELTGAEDSEAVLRKAYEDVYGNSLKELAFTALTDTRFYGLNGNIPSLCFGAKAEAMHGFNERVEIESLRKTTRAIALFVAGWCGIEPI; from the coding sequence ATGGATGCGATGAATACAGTGGAAATGCAGCGCCGCATTTTCGATGCCGTTGACGATGCTTTCGACCGGCAAATGGAAACAACGAAGCAGTTTTCTGCCATCCCCAGCACGCGCGGCGCGGAAGGCCCCTGTCAGGACATGATGCATGATCTGTTGCGTGCACGTGGCTATGAGGTCGATGACTGGCATATTAATACAGATGATCTGAAGGATCTGCGGGGCTATGGGCCCATCGAGCACGACTTTTCGCATGCGCGGACTGTTGTGGGGACTTATCGGCCCACGCGCGACGCAGGACGATCTCTGATTCTTCAGGGCCACTGCGATGTCGTCCCGGCTGGTCCCCTCGATATGTGGGATACACCGCCGTTCACGCCGACAATCAAGGACGGCTGGCTGTACGGGCGCGGCGCCGCGGACATGAAGTCTGGCACCATTGCCGCGCTGTACGCGCTCGATGCTCTTCGTGCGGCGGGTTTGAAGCCGACGGCGCGAATTCACTTCCAGTCGGTGATCGAGGAAGAAAGCACGGGCGTCGGGGCGCTCTCGACAATCCAGCGGGGCTATCGTGCTGATTGCTGCTTCATTCCAGAGCCCACTGACGCGAAATTGGTTCGTTCTCAGGTCGGAGTGATCTGGTTTCGTCTCAAGGTGCGCGGCAAGCCTGTCCACGTGTTCGAGGCTGGAGCAGGCGCCAACGCCATCAAAGCGGCAACTTACCTGATCCAGGCGCTTGAGGAGCTGGAAGAGGAGTGGAACAGACGAGCGGCCAATGACAGGCACTTCAAGGCTGTCAAACACCCCATCAACCTGAACCCGGGCATCATCAAAGGGGGCGATTGGGCGTCGAGCGTGCCTGCGTGGTGCGATGTCGATTGCCGAATTGCAGTGCTGCCGGGGTGGTCGATCGCGGAGCATCAGGCGGAAATCGTGGCTTGCGTCGAAGTGGCAGCAAAGAAGCACCCGTTCCTCGCGCAAAATCCGCCTGCTGTCGAATGGTCTGGCTTTTTGTCGGAAGGCTATGAGTTGACCGGCGCTGAAGATTCTGAGGCCGTTCTTCGCAAAGCGTATGAGGATGTCTATGGCAATTCATTGAAAGAACTTGCTTTCACGGCTTTGACCGACACGCGTTTTTACGGTCTCAACGGCAACATTCCGAGCCTATGCTTCGGCGCGAAGGCGGAAGCCATGCATGGTTTCAACGAACGCGTGGAGATCGAGTCGCTGCGCAAGACCACGCGCGCGATCGCACTGTTCGTGGCCGGCTGGTGTGGCATTGAGCCGATTTAG
- a CDS encoding glutaminase (product_source=KO:K01425; cath_funfam=3.40.710.10; cog=COG2066; ko=KO:K01425; pfam=PF04960; superfamily=56601; tigrfam=TIGR03814): MDGLARLSHTKGSSAFWPTTNYDFMSSSTSLLDQVVREIADEMAQRSDRGEVASYIPELARADANAFGLVVVDADGHVAAAGDSETPFSIQSISKVFTLTLALGKVGDRLWSRVGREPSGSPFNSIVQLERERGIPRNPFINAGAIAVTDLILSGHQPREALGEILRFMQFLAADSSITIDEAVAASEQRTGFRNIALANYMKSFGVIENSVDFTLGVYFHHCAIAMSCRQLAMAGRYLAYAGRNPSTGLSVVQPERARRINAIMLTCGHYDGSGEFAYRVGLPGKSGVGGGILAIAPGKASIAVWSPGLDANGNSHLGRMALEALTKRLGWSIFGV, from the coding sequence ATGGACGGACTGGCACGTTTGTCGCATACGAAGGGCTCGTCCGCCTTTTGGCCCACAACGAATTACGACTTCATGAGCAGCAGCACTTCCCTTCTTGATCAGGTCGTTCGCGAAATCGCCGATGAGATGGCTCAAAGATCCGATCGCGGCGAAGTCGCGAGCTACATTCCCGAACTGGCAAGGGCCGACGCCAACGCCTTCGGCCTCGTGGTCGTTGACGCGGATGGACACGTGGCAGCGGCCGGCGACAGCGAAACGCCCTTCTCGATCCAGAGCATCTCGAAAGTCTTCACGCTCACGCTTGCGCTTGGCAAAGTGGGCGACAGATTGTGGAGCCGCGTTGGTCGCGAGCCTTCGGGAAGCCCTTTCAATTCCATTGTCCAGCTCGAGCGCGAACGCGGTATTCCGCGCAACCCATTTATCAATGCCGGCGCAATCGCGGTTACCGATCTGATCCTGTCGGGACACCAGCCACGCGAAGCACTCGGAGAGATTCTCCGCTTCATGCAATTTCTCGCCGCCGATTCATCGATCACGATCGATGAAGCTGTCGCGGCCTCCGAACAGCGAACCGGATTTCGCAACATCGCCCTCGCCAATTACATGAAGTCCTTCGGCGTTATCGAAAACTCAGTCGATTTCACGCTTGGCGTCTATTTCCATCACTGCGCGATTGCTATGTCGTGCCGGCAGTTGGCGATGGCGGGACGCTATCTTGCCTACGCGGGCCGCAATCCTTCGACAGGATTGTCCGTGGTTCAGCCTGAACGGGCGCGCCGCATCAATGCGATCATGCTGACCTGTGGCCACTACGATGGCTCGGGCGAATTCGCCTACCGTGTCGGCTTGCCAGGCAAGAGCGGTGTCGGAGGCGGCATTCTCGCTATCGCGCCAGGCAAAGCCTCCATTGCGGTGTGGTCGCCAGGGCTCGACGCCAACGGCAATTCACATCTCGGCAGGATGGCGCTGGAAGCACTGACGAAACGGTTGGGGTGGTCGATCTTCGGAGTCTGA
- a CDS encoding hypothetical protein (product_source=Hypo-rule applied; pfam=PF10931) — MVTNVSHGTAKIYQFPVRGRKTAGGDREQIKPTTDPKFQPVLGDTFGSGWYHEAAIEEERRQPREH, encoded by the coding sequence GGTGACGAATGTTTCTCACGGGACCGCGAAGATCTATCAGTTTCCGGTGCGAGGTCGAAAGACCGCCGGCGGCGATCGCGAACAAATCAAACCAACAACCGATCCGAAATTTCAGCCTGTCCTAGGAGATACGTTCGGAAGTGGCTGGTACCACGAAGCTGCGATCGAAGAGGAGAGGCGACAGCCACGCGAGCACTGA